The following nucleotide sequence is from Pedobacter sp. PACM 27299.
TATCGGTCAGTTCCAGATTTACCTGGTAGTAAACTACTTTTTGTCTTTTATGAGCGTCTACAATAGAATTGATCGATCCCTGAAGGATGTAATCTGCACCGTTTTCCAACCCGAATTTTTTCATCGTAGATACCGAAGCATTTTCCTGCTGATCTGCCTTCTCTGCACGCAGTTCTTCTCTCTTTTTACCCCCTTGAACCAGTCTTACGCGGCCACTTTGGATGAAAGCCTGTTCTACATCTTTTACGAAAGTCTCCGCATCAATGTGTTCATGACTTTTATTGGTCACCACACCCACGATTACGGTAGGTTTCTTGCCCGCTTTCGCTTCTAAATATTCCGGTAACCATTTGCTTCCCAAAATGCTCTGTGTCATCTCCTGGGCCACTAATCTTGAATCTGTATTGTTCCAATTACCGCTAATGTCGATCGTTTGATCAGGATTTACACGTGTAACTTGTCTGGAGCAAGAACTGATCATGATTCCAGAGGCTGCAATAGCCACTAAGGTTATTATCTTTTTGAACTGCATATATTTAAAAAATAAATTTTCTATTGTTGTTGTTTTGTATGTTACCAGCGTCCCCAATGTCTGTGGTAGCCAATATTAAAACCTCCATACCGACCATAATGTCCAAATCCCAGACCTAAAGAAGATCCGAAATTAGGATAATAATTATAATTCAAGGAAGGGTAAAAATAACCGTTATTATAATCGTAAGGGCTGTACCAGCTGCTATTATTTCTTTCCCTGCGTTGTTGACGACGTTCTTCCCTGGCGGTATACCAGTCGTAAGCTTTATAAGTACTTTGGACAGTACTGCCCTGTGTCAGATTTAAAGAATCTGACAGCCCCATGTATTTGGCGCGACTTTCCTGATACCTCGGATTTTGATCTTTAAAAAGTGGAGGCGTTTGCGCAAAACTTATTGTAGCATACACAAAACTGATCATGCAACCTAAGCTAAATATCAAATTTTGTTTCATCTTTTTATGTTTTTATCTGAATTTAAAATAGGACAACATTTATGCCAATGATTCAGGATACAAAGTTAAACATGACCCTGATTTTAACTGCCATTTTAACGTTAAAAAATGTTAATTAATTGGAGTAACAAAACTTTGGTACTCCGGTAATCATCGCCCATTATCGATCTGTTAATCAGCACACTGATCAACGATTAATCTGCTTTCAGCTGCTTAATGAAATCCACAAACTTCTTATTCCCATAATCTGCAGCTCCAACTTCATGGTAAGAGAGGCGGCCATGCTTATCCAGGACTACCGTTGTAGGCAGGGAACCCGCAAATAGCTGCTGAGGAATTCGGCTTGCTACTGCATAAACCGGCATCTGATAACCCTTTCTATCCATATATTTCTTCGCCTTTGGGAAATCACTATCGGCATCCACCATAATGAAAACGACTCCGTCATCCGCCTTGAACTGTTCATACAATTTATTTACGGAAGGCATTTCCGCTAAACATGGAGGACACCAGGTAGCCCAAAAGTTAATGAAGATTACCTTGCCTTTTAAATCGCCAAGGTCTACCACTTTTCCTGCTGCATCTTTAAATCTTACTCCAGCAAGACTTTCAGACTGTATATTTTCATTACCCTTTTTATAGTCGATACTGGTATCCGGTGAAAACAGACCTACCTTCATCAGCCCCTGGATCATCAATGCCTTTGCTGATGGTACAAAAAGAACCACCAGGATCAGCATACCTAAAAGGCCGTTTATCACATTACTCTTATTGAAGATCTTTCTCATTTAGATAAAGTTTTAATTGCAATCATCCCAAATTAAAGAAATTAATCTATTTTGTAGAGAATCTGCATCAACCTTTACTAACTTATGATAAAAAAAACTCTTCCAGGATTACTGTTACTCAGCGTAGCTTTGTCCTGTACAAACAAAGCACAAAAAATGGAACCCTATAAATGGCCAAATGCGACCCCACCGGTAGCGGAAGTGAAACCTCATATCAGAACT
It contains:
- a CDS encoding TlpA family protein disulfide reductase; this translates as MRKIFNKSNVINGLLGMLILVVLFVPSAKALMIQGLMKVGLFSPDTSIDYKKGNENIQSESLAGVRFKDAAGKVVDLGDLKGKVIFINFWATWCPPCLAEMPSVNKLYEQFKADDGVVFIMVDADSDFPKAKKYMDRKGYQMPVYAVASRIPQQLFAGSLPTTVVLDKHGRLSYHEVGAADYGNKKFVDFIKQLKAD
- a CDS encoding penicillin-binding protein activator LpoB — encoded protein: MQFKKIITLVAIAASGIMISSCSRQVTRVNPDQTIDISGNWNNTDSRLVAQEMTQSILGSKWLPEYLEAKAGKKPTVIVGVVTNKSHEHIDAETFVKDVEQAFIQSGRVRLVQGGKKREELRAEKADQQENASVSTMKKFGLENGADYILQGSINSIVDAHKRQKVVYYQVNLELTDIQTNEVVWIGDKKITKYVKN